From Campylobacter showae:
TTTTGAGTTTTTGGATGTTTTCGGGCGCGACGTAGAAGTAGCCGCCCGAGCTTCTAGCCACGACCGTGCCCTTTAGCACGTGGTTAAACCCGCCTCGCACGAGCAGCGCCTCGACCGAGCTGATATAGTGCACCTGCGTATCGACGAGATAGGGCGTGATGGATTTTGAGTAGATGAGGCGGCGTAGATCGGCGTCTATTTGCGCTCTTTTGGCGCTAAACGCGTCTCTGATACCGCCCAGGCGCTCGTCCACTTCGTCTTTTAGCTCGCCGTTTTTATCAAACGAGTTTGCGAGCTTTAGCATCGGCTGTGGGATCTCGATTTTAGCGAGCCACTCGCCTAGCTTGCCTTCAAATTTGAGCGTTTTTAGGTAGGTAAAATAGCCGATTATCTTGGCAAACTCAAAAATCTCGCTCACGTGCAGCGTGGCTTGTTTGCTTAGGCGCATGAGCGCGTCGTCTAGATTTTGAGCCGGTGAGGGCGGGTCAAACTGCTTTTGCGAGAGTTCTAAAATTTTCTCATAATGCAGCCTGCTGTCGCCCGCCATAAAAAGCGGCTTGGGGCGCGCTAAAAAGGAGTTAAACCTCTCCATATAGCCTTGCAAATCTAAAATTTTTATAAGCCGCTCAAAGCCCTCCGCGTTTGTAAATTCTTTTTGCTCACGGTGCGCCGCGGCGTCCGAAACATCGCCGTTTCTTTGCTCGCGCGAGATGTTATTTTCCAGCCCGTTTGCCTCCCAAACGCCGCCTTGAGTCAAATTTTGATTATCTTTAAAATTACGCAATTATTCGCCTTTAAATTCGCAGCCATCAAGCGCGATCTTGACGCTGTTTAGTTCCTTTGCCGAGCGTTTTGCGACGAAGGATGACGTGCCGAACTCGTAGTTAAATTTAGTGTTATTTACGTCGAAATTTCCGCATTTTAGGGTTTTGCCTTGGTTGAAAAGCGCGACTAGCTCCAGCCTTTTGCCCTGCTCACTTTCTAGCCTGATCTCGTAAAAATATAGCGCCGCCGCGACAAAAATAACCGAAAAAGTGATGATAAATTTCGCCTTTTTGCTTAGCTTTTCGTCGCTCACGCTAAATATCGCAATCGCGGCAAGTACGCCTAAAAGTACGATTATGACCCTCATGCGTCGCCTCTTAGCTGATATGTGATGTCTCCAGCGCCAAAGCCGATCACTAAGCCGTCATCGAGCAAGTTTTTCACGCCAAACTCGTCCGTAAAAGCAATCCCCTCGCCCTCGCGCGCGACTTTTTGCGTCATCACGGGATTGTAGTGCTTAAACTCCTCTTTTAAATTTATATCTATCGGCGTCTCGCCAGCGGCATAAACAGGTAGGATAACAAGCTCGTCTATGCCCTCAAAGCACTCTTTAAAGCCTTGCAAATTTGCGCTTAGGCGCGTAAATCTGTGCGGCTGAAATATCGACGTGATCTTGGTGATGCCTAGCAGCTTGGCGTATTCAAAGACTGATTGCAAAGTAGCCTTGATCTCGGTCGGATGATGCGCGTAGTCGTCGATGAGTACGAATTTGCGGCTCGCGGTTAGGATATCGAAGCGCTTTTTGATACCTTTAAAATTTAGCAAATTTTGCCTGATTTGCGCCAGAGAGGTTTCATTTAGCGCGGCCAAGATCGCTAGCGACGCATCTACGGCGATATGCTCACCCATGCCCAGCACTTCAAATTTGCCTAAATTTTTTAGATTAAACGCGGTATAAGGCACGAAATCGCGTACGATCATACTAAGCTCGGTGATATCGACGCTTGGATAAAGGCGCACGGCATCTAGCTTTAGCGTACCTAAAAACTCGTCCTCGGCGTTTATCACGCGCACCTTGGCTCGCTCCAAAAAGCCTCGATACGCCGCGTGAAATTTCTCCAAATCATAGCCGTAATGCTCCATATGCTCGGGCTCGGCATTGGTCACGACGGCTAGATACGGGTTTGAGTTAAGAAAGCTGCTATCGCTCTCGTCGGCTTCGAAAATGACGTTGTCGCAGGGCTCGTATTTCATATTTGAGCCAAACTGCTTACTGATCGCGCCGATGATGACCGAGCCCTCCACGAGGCTAGAGAGCATCGCCGAGGTCGTGCTTTTGCCGTGCGCGCCCGCTACCGAAAACACGCGCTTGCCCTCAAGTACCATCGGCAGCGACTCTTTGCGCGATAGGCACTTTAGCCCTTTACTTTGAGCCTCGACTAGTTCGACGTTATCGGGTTTTATTGCGGCCGAGTAGATGACGAAGTCCTGATCCTTGATCGCGGCCTTGCTGTGCGGCGTGATGACGTCGATGCCCTGCGCGGCTAGCTCGCGCGTGGTCGGGCTTTCTTTGATGTCGCTACCGCTGATGATGAAGCCCTTTTCGTGCAAAAAGCGCGCGATCGCCGAGATACCGATACCGCCGATACCGATAAAATGAA
This genomic window contains:
- the murC gene encoding UDP-N-acetylmuramate--L-alanine ligase, which produces MVECKKVHFIGIGGIGISAIARFLHEKGFIISGSDIKESPTTRELAAQGIDVITPHSKAAIKDQDFVIYSAAIKPDNVELVEAQSKGLKCLSRKESLPMVLEGKRVFSVAGAHGKSTTSAMLSSLVEGSVIIGAISKQFGSNMKYEPCDNVIFEADESDSSFLNSNPYLAVVTNAEPEHMEHYGYDLEKFHAAYRGFLERAKVRVINAEDEFLGTLKLDAVRLYPSVDITELSMIVRDFVPYTAFNLKNLGKFEVLGMGEHIAVDASLAILAALNETSLAQIRQNLLNFKGIKKRFDILTASRKFVLIDDYAHHPTEIKATLQSVFEYAKLLGITKITSIFQPHRFTRLSANLQGFKECFEGIDELVILPVYAAGETPIDINLKEEFKHYNPVMTQKVAREGEGIAFTDEFGVKNLLDDGLVIGFGAGDITYQLRGDA